Proteins encoded within one genomic window of Variovorax sp. OAS795:
- a CDS encoding sensor histidine kinase produces the protein MKTALSLRARLLFGILAPVALFIVINSVSLYRQSLAAATTAYDRTLLASAKTIGEQLDVEGYDDAARLRAIVPYSALEAFEADNRSRLFYRVSALDGEMVSGFGELPFWRGRIPDRGAYAALVDFYDARFQGQPVRMAVLLQPVASGRGRGMAVVQVAETLELRETLVRKLLVDMLWRQLLLMGVIALVTVLVVQRATRPVRELGEAIEKRAADDLSPIDAPDAPRELRPLVDATTEVMGRLQRLLDHQKRFVRDSAHQLRTPLAVLKAQVQSARRGDVAPEQALREINQTVERATTLANQMLSLAKVEQLRQQPESVPLKLGEVVRQIALDLSPLIADKALDFELAVDQPVTVRAHHWMLQELTRNLLHNAIKHSPRGAALSVMVRCEDDEAVLTVRDEGPGISAELRQRLFAPFSAGDTGNGSGLGLAICREIVLALGGRIDLDNRSVQENSAQVVGLDAVVRLPVHPHNS, from the coding sequence ATGAAGACGGCCTTGTCGCTGCGCGCGAGGCTGCTGTTCGGCATTCTCGCGCCGGTGGCGCTGTTCATCGTGATCAACAGCGTGAGCCTGTACCGGCAGAGCCTGGCGGCGGCCACCACGGCCTACGACCGGACCTTGCTCGCATCGGCCAAGACCATCGGCGAGCAGCTCGACGTCGAGGGCTACGACGACGCCGCGCGGCTGCGCGCGATCGTGCCCTATTCCGCGCTCGAGGCTTTCGAGGCCGACAACCGCAGCCGTCTTTTCTATCGCGTCTCCGCGCTCGACGGCGAAATGGTCTCGGGCTTTGGCGAACTGCCGTTCTGGCGCGGCCGCATCCCCGATCGCGGAGCCTATGCGGCGCTGGTCGATTTCTACGACGCGCGCTTCCAGGGCCAGCCGGTTCGCATGGCGGTGCTGCTGCAGCCGGTCGCCAGCGGGCGCGGGCGCGGCATGGCCGTGGTGCAGGTGGCCGAGACCCTCGAACTGCGCGAAACGCTGGTGCGCAAGCTGCTCGTGGACATGCTGTGGCGCCAGCTGCTGCTGATGGGCGTCATCGCGCTGGTCACGGTGCTGGTGGTGCAGCGCGCCACGCGGCCGGTGCGGGAGCTCGGCGAAGCCATCGAGAAGCGCGCAGCCGACGACCTCTCGCCCATCGATGCGCCCGACGCACCGCGCGAACTGCGGCCGCTGGTCGATGCCACCACCGAGGTCATGGGCCGGCTGCAGCGCCTGCTCGACCACCAGAAGCGCTTCGTTCGCGACAGCGCCCACCAGCTGCGCACGCCGCTGGCGGTGCTGAAGGCACAGGTGCAATCGGCACGGCGCGGCGACGTGGCGCCCGAACAGGCGCTGCGCGAAATCAACCAGACGGTGGAGCGCGCCACCACGCTCGCCAACCAGATGCTCTCGCTCGCCAAGGTCGAACAACTGAGGCAGCAGCCGGAATCGGTTCCCCTGAAACTCGGCGAGGTGGTGCGCCAGATTGCGCTGGACCTGTCGCCGCTCATCGCCGACAAGGCGCTGGATTTCGAGTTGGCGGTCGACCAGCCCGTGACGGTGCGTGCACACCATTGGATGCTGCAGGAGCTCACGCGCAACCTGCTGCACAACGCGATCAAGCACAGCCCGCGGGGCGCCGCGCTTTCCGTCATGGTGCGCTGCGAAGACGATGAAGCCGTGCTCACGGTGCGCGACGAGGGCCCGGGCATTTCGGCCGAACTGCGCCAGCGCCTGTTCGCGCCCTTCTCTGCCGGCGACACGGGCAACGGCTCGGGGCTGGGCCTGGCGATATGCCGCGAGATCGTGCTCGCGCTGGGCGGGCGCATCGACCTGGACAACCGCAGCGTGCAGGAAAATTCCGCACAGGTGGTCGGGCTCGACGCTGTCGTGCGGCTCCCTGTCCACCCTCACAATTCCTGA
- a CDS encoding efflux RND transporter periplasmic adaptor subunit — translation MKSIKRSTLALALLALVIVIAAAVWLVRKPASETQAAADKAKPGAPAARPTLTVTVAKPELTELTLTLAANGNVAAWQEASVGSESTGLKLAEVRVNVGDVVTKGQVLAVFSPETVQADIAQSRASLAEARATAADAAGNAARARTLQATGALSQQQINQYQTAEQTAKARVEAAEAVLAAQQVRGRNTQVLAPDDGVISSRTATVGSVVGAGTELFRLIRQGRLEWRAEVTSAELSRIAVGTTAFVVSASGAQVRGKVRSIAPTVDPQTRAALVYVDLPNVQQNTGIKAGMFARGDFELGRSSAPTVPQASIVPRDGFNNVFMLLPDNRVAQLKVQTGRRVGERVEITSALPEGAQIVVQGAGFLNDGDLVRVVPASAPAAAGAQPAAAPASAPAGKPDNETKARP, via the coding sequence ATGAAAAGCATCAAACGCTCCACCCTTGCCCTCGCGCTGCTGGCGCTCGTCATCGTCATTGCGGCGGCCGTGTGGCTGGTGCGCAAGCCTGCGAGCGAAACCCAGGCCGCGGCGGACAAGGCCAAGCCGGGGGCGCCGGCGGCTCGCCCGACCCTGACGGTCACGGTTGCCAAGCCCGAGCTCACCGAGCTCACGCTCACGCTGGCGGCCAACGGCAACGTGGCCGCCTGGCAGGAGGCCAGCGTGGGTTCCGAATCCACGGGCCTCAAGCTCGCCGAAGTGCGCGTGAACGTGGGCGACGTGGTCACGAAGGGCCAGGTGCTCGCCGTCTTCTCGCCGGAGACGGTGCAGGCGGACATCGCGCAATCGCGGGCCTCGCTGGCCGAAGCGAGGGCCACGGCGGCCGATGCCGCGGGCAACGCGGCGCGCGCGCGCACGCTGCAGGCGACCGGCGCGCTGAGCCAGCAGCAGATCAACCAGTACCAGACGGCCGAGCAGACGGCCAAGGCACGCGTCGAGGCGGCCGAGGCCGTGCTCGCGGCGCAGCAGGTCCGCGGGCGCAACACGCAGGTGCTGGCGCCCGACGACGGCGTGATCTCGTCGCGCACCGCGACGGTGGGCAGCGTGGTGGGCGCGGGCACCGAGCTGTTCCGGCTGATCCGCCAGGGCCGGCTCGAATGGCGTGCCGAGGTCACCTCGGCCGAGCTCAGCCGCATCGCGGTGGGCACCACCGCGTTCGTGGTCAGCGCCAGCGGCGCGCAGGTGCGCGGCAAGGTGCGCAGCATCGCGCCGACGGTCGATCCGCAAACGCGCGCGGCGCTGGTCTATGTCGACCTGCCGAACGTGCAGCAGAACACCGGCATCAAGGCCGGCATGTTCGCGCGCGGCGACTTCGAACTCGGCCGCAGCTCCGCGCCCACCGTGCCGCAAGCCTCCATCGTCCCGCGCGACGGCTTCAACAACGTCTTCATGCTGCTGCCCGACAACCGCGTGGCGCAGCTCAAGGTGCAGACCGGCCGCCGTGTCGGCGAGCGCGTGGAGATCACCAGCGCCCTGCCCGAAGGCGCCCAGATCGTGGTGCAGGGCGCCGGCTTCCTGAACGACGGCGACCTGGTGCGGGTGGTGCCGGCATCCGCACCCGCCGCCGCGGGCGCACAGCCGGCCGCGGCGCCGGCATCGGCCCCCGCGGGCAAGCCGGACAACGAAACGAAGGCACGCCCATGA
- a CDS encoding response regulator transcription factor translates to MKLLLVEDDPSMQVTLQRALARSKIDVRICGDGALAVAQWRELEPDVVALDLSLPNLDGLQVLAQARAAGLRTPVLLLTARGTVGDRIMGLNAGADDYLPKPFDLDELEARIRALRRRHQNAGTDVILNPQEVGGLRFEPESGAIYHRGGILELTPRELALLKALMMKPGHAVGKERLFELVFPGETDVQYEAVEVVVYRLRKKLVGTGAALMTLRGLGYLLRAEP, encoded by the coding sequence ATGAAGCTGCTGCTGGTCGAAGACGATCCCTCGATGCAGGTCACCCTGCAGCGCGCCCTCGCCCGCAGCAAGATCGACGTGCGCATCTGCGGCGACGGCGCCCTGGCCGTGGCGCAATGGCGGGAACTGGAGCCCGACGTGGTGGCGCTCGACCTGAGCCTGCCCAACCTGGACGGCCTCCAGGTGCTGGCGCAGGCGCGCGCCGCGGGGCTGCGCACGCCCGTGCTGCTCCTGACCGCCCGGGGCACCGTGGGCGACCGGATCATGGGCCTGAACGCCGGCGCCGACGACTACCTGCCCAAGCCCTTCGACCTCGACGAGCTGGAGGCGCGCATCCGCGCGTTGCGCCGCCGCCACCAGAATGCCGGCACCGACGTGATCCTGAACCCGCAGGAAGTCGGCGGCCTGCGCTTCGAGCCCGAAAGCGGCGCCATCTATCACCGCGGCGGCATCCTGGAACTCACGCCGCGCGAACTGGCGCTGCTCAAGGCCCTGATGATGAAGCCCGGCCACGCGGTCGGCAAGGAGCGGCTCTTCGAGCTGGTGTTTCCGGGCGAGACCGACGTGCAGTACGAAGCCGTCGAGGTGGTGGTGTATCGCCTGCGCAAGAAGCTCGTGGGCACCGGCGCCGCGCTGATGACGCTGCGCGGCCTGGGATACCTCTTGCGCGCCGAACCATGA
- a CDS encoding PPK2 family polyphosphate kinase, whose product MASLKKYRVDDSKFKLSQVNPGETPFLDGNEAAQVAEIDALAGELDEMQDLLHAEGRRKVLLVLQGMDTSGKDGTVRWVFSRTSPLGVRVTAFKAPSEDERARDYLWRCHAVVPRAGEIAVWNRSHYEDVLVPVVEGWIDKAESKRRYAQINDFERLLVETGTVIVKCMLHIDKDEQRERLQARIDTPGKQWKFSMGDLEVRTKWNAYQDAYGKALRATSTAHAPWYVIPANHKRHRNLMIAKLLMKTLRDMKLEAPPADPALKGMIIK is encoded by the coding sequence ATGGCCAGCCTCAAGAAATACCGCGTCGACGACAGCAAGTTCAAGCTCTCCCAGGTGAACCCCGGCGAAACGCCGTTTCTCGACGGCAATGAAGCCGCGCAAGTCGCCGAGATCGATGCGCTCGCGGGCGAACTCGACGAAATGCAGGACCTGCTGCATGCCGAAGGCCGGCGCAAGGTCCTGCTGGTGCTGCAAGGCATGGACACCAGCGGCAAGGACGGGACCGTGCGCTGGGTTTTTTCGCGCACCTCGCCACTGGGCGTCAGGGTCACGGCCTTCAAGGCGCCGAGCGAGGACGAACGCGCGCGCGACTATCTCTGGCGCTGCCATGCCGTGGTGCCCCGCGCGGGCGAGATCGCGGTGTGGAACCGCAGCCACTATGAAGACGTGCTGGTGCCCGTGGTCGAGGGCTGGATCGACAAGGCCGAAAGCAAGCGGCGCTATGCGCAGATCAACGATTTCGAACGCCTGCTGGTCGAGACCGGCACGGTCATCGTCAAGTGCATGCTGCACATCGACAAGGACGAGCAACGCGAACGGCTGCAGGCGCGCATCGACACGCCGGGCAAGCAATGGAAGTTCAGCATGGGTGACCTCGAAGTCCGCACCAAGTGGAACGCCTACCAGGATGCCTACGGCAAAGCACTGCGGGCCACGTCGACGGCGCATGCGCCCTGGTACGTGATACCGGCCAACCACAAGCGGCATCGCAATCTCATGATTGCCAAGCTGCTCATGAAGACGCTGCGCGACATGAAGCTCGAGGCGCCACCCGCTGACCCCGCGCTCAAGGGCATGATCATCAAGTGA
- a CDS encoding recombinase family protein, giving the protein MTMYGYARVSTREQETHLQLDALNRAGCDVIFQEKASGASQRGRPELARCLLALGRGDVLVVYKIDRIARSLFDLLDILRRLEKVGATIKSVTEPLDTTNSMGVFVVQMLGAVAQLERSMIRERSIAGQIAARERGREPGRVRSLEKEVEARAVAEYREGGVTYRELAERYGVSESAVKRAVYRVTKGSDYLKRGKV; this is encoded by the coding sequence ATGACGATGTACGGATATGCGCGTGTCTCCACGCGCGAACAAGAAACGCATCTCCAGCTGGATGCACTCAACAGGGCTGGGTGTGACGTAATCTTTCAGGAAAAGGCCAGCGGGGCATCACAGAGGGGGCGGCCAGAGTTAGCGCGCTGCTTGCTTGCGTTGGGACGTGGCGACGTGTTGGTGGTCTACAAGATCGATCGCATCGCACGAAGCCTGTTTGATCTGTTGGACATACTGCGGCGGCTGGAGAAGGTGGGCGCGACGATCAAAAGCGTGACAGAGCCGCTGGACACGACGAACAGTATGGGTGTCTTCGTCGTTCAGATGTTGGGTGCCGTAGCGCAGCTTGAGAGGTCGATGATTCGGGAGCGATCCATTGCGGGACAGATCGCGGCACGGGAGCGGGGAAGGGAGCCCGGTCGGGTGCGAAGCCTGGAGAAGGAAGTGGAGGCTCGGGCGGTTGCTGAGTACCGCGAGGGTGGCGTGACGTACCGGGAATTAGCCGAACGCTACGGGGTGTCGGAATCCGCCGTGAAGCGTGCTGTGTACCGTGTCACGAAGGGTTCGGACTATCTCAAGCGTGGCAAGGTGTAG
- a CDS encoding tripartite tricarboxylate transporter TctB family protein: protein MTTPESSVSPQPAALWPQTLVGAGVLLTGLALAFGAISIPSEAGYGGVGPNFLPWLVACVLTLCGGWILWEARTGGFRELDAPTGAEQAFWPGFVWVSAGLLLNAALITQLGFILSCTLCYVLAVQGLRRASGHPSANLPRTWAIDLLTGALIAAPVFWMFTKFLAINLPGLTTTGWI, encoded by the coding sequence ATGACAACTCCAGAATCCTCGGTCTCGCCGCAACCTGCGGCTCTTTGGCCGCAAACCCTGGTCGGCGCCGGTGTGCTGCTGACCGGCCTGGCACTGGCTTTCGGCGCCATCAGCATTCCTTCCGAGGCCGGCTACGGCGGCGTCGGGCCCAACTTCCTGCCCTGGCTGGTGGCCTGCGTGCTCACGCTTTGCGGCGGCTGGATCCTCTGGGAAGCACGCACCGGCGGCTTTCGCGAGCTCGATGCCCCGACGGGCGCCGAGCAGGCCTTCTGGCCCGGATTCGTCTGGGTGTCGGCGGGCCTGCTGCTCAATGCGGCGCTCATCACCCAGCTCGGCTTCATCCTGAGCTGCACGCTGTGCTACGTGCTGGCGGTGCAGGGCCTGCGCCGCGCGAGCGGACATCCTTCGGCCAACCTGCCGCGAACATGGGCCATCGATCTGCTGACCGGCGCGCTCATTGCCGCGCCCGTGTTCTGGATGTTCACAAAGTTCCTGGCCATCAACCTGCCGGGCCTCACGACGACGGGTTGGATCTGA
- a CDS encoding tripartite tricarboxylate transporter substrate binding protein yields MRRDTFLKSLAALAAAGALPLSARAAANVKMMIPANPGGGWDTTGRALGKALSEAKLADTVTYDNKGGAAGALGLAQFVNGSKADPNALMVMGSVMLGGIITGKPPVNLSQATPIARMTTEYNVFVLPANSPFKTMKDVVDQLKKDPGSVKWGGGSRGSTEHIAAAMIAQKVGADPSKINYVAFRGGGEATAAILGGNVTVGGSGYSEFAEYIAAGKMKAIAVTSAQRLPGINVPTLKEQGIDVEIGNWRGVYGAPGITADQRKALTDMVLAALKSPSWAESLKKNDWTPAVLSGDAFAKFVDDDFASLRAIMVKSGMV; encoded by the coding sequence ATGCGTCGCGACACCTTTTTGAAGTCATTGGCCGCGCTGGCCGCCGCCGGAGCGCTGCCGTTGTCGGCACGCGCCGCAGCCAACGTCAAGATGATGATTCCAGCCAACCCGGGCGGTGGCTGGGACACCACGGGCCGCGCGCTGGGCAAGGCACTGTCCGAAGCCAAGCTCGCTGACACGGTCACCTACGACAACAAGGGCGGCGCCGCCGGCGCGCTGGGCCTGGCCCAGTTCGTGAACGGCTCCAAGGCCGATCCGAACGCGCTCATGGTGATGGGCTCCGTCATGCTCGGCGGCATCATCACCGGCAAGCCGCCGGTCAACCTGTCGCAGGCCACGCCCATTGCGCGCATGACCACCGAATACAACGTGTTTGTGCTGCCGGCCAATTCGCCGTTCAAGACCATGAAGGACGTGGTCGATCAGCTCAAGAAAGACCCGGGCAGCGTGAAGTGGGGCGGCGGTTCGCGCGGTTCCACCGAGCACATTGCCGCGGCCATGATCGCGCAGAAGGTCGGCGCCGATCCGTCCAAGATCAACTACGTGGCCTTCCGGGGCGGCGGCGAGGCCACGGCGGCCATCCTGGGCGGCAACGTCACCGTCGGCGGCAGCGGCTACAGCGAGTTCGCCGAGTACATTGCCGCCGGCAAGATGAAGGCCATTGCCGTCACCTCCGCCCAGCGCCTGCCCGGCATCAACGTGCCCACGCTCAAGGAGCAGGGCATCGACGTCGAGATCGGCAACTGGCGCGGCGTGTATGGCGCCCCCGGCATCACTGCGGACCAGCGCAAGGCCCTGACCGACATGGTGCTGGCCGCGCTCAAGAGCCCGTCGTGGGCCGAATCGCTCAAGAAGAACGACTGGACCCCGGCCGTGCTGTCGGGCGACGCTTTTGCCAAGTTCGTCGACGACGACTTCGCCAGCCTGCGCGCCATCATGGTGAAGTCCGGGATGGTTTGA
- a CDS encoding RNA-binding S4 domain-containing protein has product MDRLRIDKWLWAARFFKTRSLAADEIGKNRVQVNGDIAKASREVKAGDTVAIRLGAVTRTVMVRGLSGQRGPAPVAQQLYEETPESIAAQAAAREQRRMGSEPALAIEQGRPTKRDRRELDGAARHADWDNRWSASIDPDETDR; this is encoded by the coding sequence ATGGATCGCTTGCGCATCGATAAATGGCTTTGGGCCGCCCGCTTCTTCAAGACGCGCTCCCTGGCCGCGGACGAGATCGGCAAGAACCGGGTACAGGTCAACGGCGACATCGCCAAAGCCTCGCGCGAGGTCAAGGCAGGCGACACCGTCGCCATCCGCCTGGGCGCCGTGACGCGCACGGTCATGGTGCGTGGCCTCAGTGGCCAGCGCGGCCCGGCACCCGTGGCTCAGCAGCTGTACGAAGAAACGCCCGAGAGCATCGCCGCGCAGGCTGCCGCGCGCGAGCAGCGCCGCATGGGGAGCGAGCCGGCACTGGCGATCGAACAGGGACGGCCCACCAAGCGCGACCGCCGCGAGCTCGACGGTGCGGCACGCCATGCCGACTGGGACAACCGGTGGAGCGCGTCCATCGACCCCGACGAGACCGATCGCTGA
- a CDS encoding efflux RND transporter permease subunit → MNVSAWSIRNPIPAVMLFVLLTFGGLLSFNAMKVQNFPDIDLPTVTVSAALPGAAPSQLETDVARKLENSIATVQGLKHITTKVQDGAATLIVEFRLEKPVQEAVDDVRSAVQRVRADLPADVRDPVVTKLDFAAQPVLAFTIASARMDIEALSWFVDNDITKKLLALPGVGAVNRVGGVTRQVHVDLDPAKLQALGASAADISRQLRQVQTESAGGRIDLGGSEQPVRTLATVQSADQLADMQIALSDGRRIRLDQVARISDTIAEPRAAALLNGKPVVGFEVARSRGASEVEVGRAIQKALADLRVQRPDIELTEAFNFVDPVEEEYDGSLHLLYEGAILAVIVVWLFLRDWRATFVSAVALPMSVIPAFIGMHLLGFSVNVISLLALSLVVGILVDDAIVEVENIVRHLRMGKSPYEAAMEAADEIGLAVIATTFTLIAVFLPTAFMSGIAGKFFKQFGWTASLAVFASLVVARVLTPMMAAYILKPVVGAEKEPRWLTAYMRAVEWSTHNRFKTMVLATLFFFGSLAMIPLLKTGFIPPDDNSQTQIYLSLAPGSTLAQTTAAAEETRRRVMQIKHVRSVYTTVAGGSAGGDPFANFGTPETRKATLTIKLDERGDRPRKQVIENQIRAALETLPGVRSTVGLGGSGEKYILALTGEDPAALASAASAVEKDLRTVPGLGNITSTASLVRPEIAVRPDFARAADLGVTSSAIAETLRVATLGDYDQALAKLNLAQRQVPIVVKLEDSARQNLDLLGRLSVPSARGPVMLSQVASLTMEGGPAVIDRYDRSRNVNFEIELSGVGLGDAKSAVTALPSIQKLPAGVRVTEVGDAEVMTELFNSFGLAMLTGVLCIYIVLVLLFKDFLHPVTILCALPLALGGAFVGLLIGQKALSMPSLIGLIMLMGVATKNSILLVEYAIVARRDHGMTRWEALRDACHKRARPIIMTTLAMGAGMLPIAVGLGAADSSFRSPMAMAVIGGLITSTVLSLLVVPAVFTYVDDIEHWIRRTVRKVRGQPADPHIDDDLVERSAG, encoded by the coding sequence ATGAACGTTTCCGCATGGTCCATCCGCAACCCGATTCCGGCGGTGATGCTGTTCGTGCTGCTCACCTTCGGCGGGCTGCTGTCGTTCAACGCGATGAAGGTGCAGAACTTCCCGGACATCGACCTGCCGACCGTGACGGTTTCGGCGGCGCTGCCCGGCGCCGCGCCTTCGCAGCTGGAGACCGACGTCGCGCGCAAGCTCGAGAACTCCATCGCCACGGTGCAGGGCCTGAAGCACATCACCACCAAGGTGCAGGACGGCGCCGCCACCCTGATCGTCGAGTTCCGGCTCGAGAAGCCGGTGCAGGAAGCCGTGGACGACGTGCGCTCCGCGGTGCAGCGCGTGCGCGCCGACCTGCCGGCCGACGTGCGCGACCCGGTGGTCACCAAGCTCGACTTCGCGGCCCAGCCGGTGCTCGCCTTCACCATCGCCTCGGCACGCATGGACATCGAGGCGCTGAGCTGGTTCGTGGACAACGACATCACCAAGAAGCTGCTCGCGTTGCCCGGAGTGGGCGCAGTCAACCGCGTGGGCGGCGTCACGCGCCAGGTGCACGTCGACCTCGATCCCGCCAAGCTGCAGGCGCTGGGCGCGTCGGCGGCCGACATCTCGCGCCAGCTGCGCCAGGTGCAGACCGAAAGCGCCGGCGGCCGCATCGACCTGGGCGGCAGCGAGCAGCCGGTGCGCACCTTGGCCACCGTGCAGTCGGCCGACCAGCTCGCCGACATGCAGATTGCGCTTTCCGACGGCCGCCGCATCCGGCTCGACCAGGTGGCGCGCATCAGCGACACCATCGCGGAGCCCCGCGCCGCCGCGCTGCTCAACGGCAAGCCGGTGGTCGGTTTCGAAGTGGCCCGCAGCCGCGGCGCCAGCGAAGTGGAAGTGGGCCGCGCAATCCAGAAGGCGCTGGCCGACCTGCGCGTCCAGCGCCCCGACATCGAGCTGACCGAGGCCTTCAATTTCGTCGACCCGGTGGAAGAAGAATACGACGGCTCGCTGCACCTTCTGTATGAAGGCGCCATCCTGGCGGTGATCGTGGTGTGGCTGTTCCTGCGGGACTGGCGCGCCACGTTCGTCTCGGCCGTGGCGCTGCCGATGTCGGTGATCCCGGCCTTCATCGGCATGCACCTGCTGGGCTTCTCGGTCAACGTGATCTCGCTGCTCGCGCTTTCTCTGGTGGTGGGCATATTGGTGGACGACGCGATCGTGGAGGTCGAGAACATCGTGCGACACCTGCGCATGGGCAAGTCGCCGTACGAAGCCGCCATGGAGGCCGCCGACGAGATCGGCCTGGCGGTGATCGCCACCACCTTCACGCTCATCGCGGTGTTCCTGCCCACCGCCTTCATGAGCGGCATCGCGGGCAAGTTCTTCAAGCAGTTCGGCTGGACCGCATCGCTGGCGGTGTTCGCGTCGCTGGTGGTGGCGCGCGTGCTCACGCCGATGATGGCGGCCTACATCCTCAAGCCCGTGGTCGGCGCCGAAAAGGAGCCGCGCTGGCTCACGGCCTACATGCGCGCAGTGGAATGGAGCACCCACAACCGCTTCAAGACCATGGTGCTGGCCACCCTCTTCTTCTTCGGTTCGCTCGCGATGATCCCGCTGTTGAAGACCGGCTTCATTCCGCCGGACGACAACTCGCAGACGCAGATCTACCTCTCGCTGGCGCCGGGCTCCACGCTCGCCCAGACCACCGCAGCCGCCGAGGAAACGCGCCGCCGCGTGATGCAGATCAAGCATGTGCGAAGCGTCTACACCACGGTGGCGGGCGGCAGCGCGGGCGGCGATCCGTTCGCCAACTTCGGCACACCCGAAACCCGCAAGGCCACGCTCACCATCAAGCTGGACGAGCGCGGCGACCGCCCGCGCAAGCAGGTGATCGAAAACCAGATCCGCGCGGCGCTCGAAACCCTGCCCGGCGTGCGCAGCACCGTGGGCCTCGGCGGCTCGGGCGAAAAATACATCCTCGCGCTCACCGGCGAAGATCCTGCCGCCTTGGCCAGCGCAGCCAGCGCGGTCGAGAAAGACCTGCGCACGGTGCCCGGCCTCGGCAACATCACCTCCACCGCAAGCCTCGTGCGGCCCGAGATCGCCGTGCGCCCCGACTTCGCGCGCGCTGCCGACCTGGGCGTGACCAGTTCCGCCATTGCCGAGACGCTGCGCGTGGCAACGCTGGGCGACTACGACCAGGCGCTGGCGAAGCTCAACCTCGCGCAGCGGCAGGTGCCCATCGTGGTGAAGCTCGAAGATTCGGCGCGGCAGAACCTCGACCTGCTCGGCCGCCTCTCGGTGCCCAGCGCGCGCGGCCCGGTCATGCTGAGCCAGGTGGCCTCGTTGACGATGGAAGGCGGCCCCGCGGTGATCGACCGCTACGACCGCTCGCGCAACGTCAACTTCGAGATCGAGCTATCGGGTGTCGGCCTCGGCGACGCCAAGAGCGCGGTCACGGCGCTGCCCTCGATCCAGAAGCTGCCCGCCGGCGTGCGCGTGACCGAGGTGGGCGACGCGGAGGTGATGACGGAGCTGTTCAACAGCTTCGGCCTTGCGATGCTCACGGGCGTGCTGTGCATTTACATCGTGCTGGTGCTGCTGTTCAAGGACTTCCTGCATCCGGTCACGATTCTTTGCGCACTGCCGCTGGCGCTCGGCGGCGCGTTCGTAGGCCTGCTCATCGGGCAGAAGGCGCTGTCGATGCCGTCACTGATTGGGTTGATCATGCTGATGGGCGTGGCCACCAAGAACTCGATCCTGCTGGTGGAATACGCCATCGTGGCGCGCCGCGACCACGGCATGACACGCTGGGAGGCCCTGCGCGACGCCTGCCACAAGCGCGCCCGGCCCATCATCATGACCACGCTGGCCATGGGTGCGGGCATGCTGCCGATTGCCGTCGGCCTGGGTGCCGCCGACTCGAGCTTCCGCTCGCCGATGGCGATGGCGGTGATCGGCGGGTTGATCACGTCGACCGTGCTGAGCTTGCTGGTGGTGCCAGCCGTATTCACTTATGTGGACGACATCGAGCACTGGATCCGGCGGACCGTGCGGAAGGTGCGGGGGCAGCCGGCTGATCCGCACATCGATGATGACCTGGTGGAGCGGTCGGCTGGTTGA